Proteins encoded within one genomic window of Aphelocoma coerulescens isolate FSJ_1873_10779 chromosome 9, UR_Acoe_1.0, whole genome shotgun sequence:
- the ZBTB38 gene encoding zinc finger and BTB domain-containing protein 38 — translation MTVMSHSKDLKDDFHSDTVLSILNEQRIRGILCDVTIIVEDTKFKAHSNVLAASSLYFKNIFWSRTICISGHVLELDDLKAEVFTEILNYIYSSTVVVKRQETVTDLAAAGKKLGISFLEDLTDVNFSSSPCPYAYCVNEKGTVKEEKHEKRHEDSAVTNGPRITNAFSIFETENNLFSPLDLRASFKKVSDTIQAPSISLDRSDVCKDAEPASTLAEHSYAVSSGGDASQGTPFVERDSSPSYQVGEDRYENHHATPVIQQGKQAGSTPKSAFKPQGTGLAIAKAPASTVTTAEAQHEAVTDQTITSFPKSQNKAGDLHVSREEENTSADVSVSGTTVTPPLYSCNCCAKSFNERALLTAHLQLHSEHQETFICKYCSKQFANLNILESHEQVCMRSSNLPAHNENEQNFADNYTATEGQNGSSYANTEPLLSENSITDCSNANCTLPETDHLVKVVDGQILYTCVVCKRSYVTLSSLRRHANVHSWRRTYPCHYCNKVFALAEYRTRHEIWHTGERRYQCIFCLETFMTYYILKNHQKSFHAIDHRLSVNKKTANGGLKPSMYPYKLYRLLPMKCRRLPYKSYRNSSYENVPPSTQANETASSNCFIPSSLSSELPPLNFQHSIMSNNRTLALDTSSCNDTASSTNTQNSSSWGVGILNSDLQRDFFPAEKRVTTAANDSGSQECDSSVVSLANVSENSTSVISYSSSAPSVIMHSSRVSSVIMHSKTVTSIENSKTESSNNLPSQSVGDDCKYGSDNYGKCITKSKTIKEKKKTLPYNRAEATEDMQHVTGSGGSCSKTTNTVQESSKTETYIAKPALPGTSADSNVAPLCQITVKIGNEAIVKRHILGSKLFCKRGRKSKHESKQDNLIEEPEMEVKEKSPSRLYSSECLELTEMCDDVSDQDSSDKPWRPYYNYKPKKKSKQLRKMKKTKWRKKHGRKSISVESHNTCSREYALRNAPEEKVVSQEENTEMPNLHCELCERDQSSAPEAQEHVHWHVAASKPSTCEFCQKQFRSPSTLKMHMRCHTGEKPYTCKTCGKCFSVPGNLQKHERIHLGVKDFVCQYCNKAFTLNETLKIHERIHTGEKRYHCQFCFQSFLYLSTKRNHEQRHILEHNGKGYACFQCPKICKTAAALGMHQKKHLFKSPGTQDRKEQFCSESTKLLENPHFLGSEGSEVKNTQNVTPEVIL, via the coding sequence aTGACAGTCATGTCCCATTCAAAGGATCTCAAGGATGACTTCCACAGTGACACTGTactttccattttaaatgaACAGCGCATTCGGGGTATTTTATGCGATGTCACCATAATCGTGGAAGACACCAAATTTAAAGCCCATAGTAATGTGCTGGCAGCTTCAAGCCTttactttaaaaacattttttggaGTCGTACCATCTGTATTTCAGGTCACGTACTGGAGTTAGATGATCTCAAAGCTGAAGTGTTTACAGAGATACTGAATTACATCTACAGTTCCACAGTAGTTGTTAAGAGGCAGGAGACTGTAACGGACCTTGCGGCTGCAGGGAAAAAACTGGGAATATCATTTCTAGAAGATCTTACAGATGTAAATTTTTCAAGTTCCCCCTGCCCCTATGCATACTGTGTCAATGAAAAAGGGACTGtcaaagaggaaaaacatgAAAAGCGACATGAAGATTCTGCCGTGACAAATGGACCACGAATTACAAATGCATTCTCaatttttgaaacagaaaacaatttGTTTTCTCCCCTTGATTTGAGGGCCAGCTTTAAAAAGGTGTCTGACACAATACAAGCTCCCAGCATCAGCCTTGACAGAAGCGATGTATGCAAAGATGCTGAGCCAGCCAGTACCTTGGCTGAACACTCCTATGCCGTTTCTTCTGGGGGAGATGCTTCACAAGGAACACCTTTTGTTGAACGGGACAGCAGCCCCTCATACCAGGTGGGTGAGGACCGCTATGAAAATCACCATGCCACCCCAGTCATTCAGCAGGGAAAACAAGCAGGTAGTACTCCTAAGTCAGCCTTTAAGCCCCAGGGTACTGGTTTGGCTATAGCAAAAGCACCAGCCTCTACAGTAACCACTGCAGAAGCCCAGCATGAGGCAGTTACTGATCAGACAATTACTTCCTTTCCAAAATCTCAAAATAAAGCAGGAGATTTGCATGTATccagagaagaggaaaacacTTCTGCTGATGTCTCTGTATCTGGGACGACTGTCACTCCACCTCTTTACAGTTGTAACTGTTGTGCAAAATCATTCAATGAGAGGGCGTTACTCACTGCTCACCTTCAGCTCCATTCAGAGCATCAGGAAACTTTCATATGCAAATACTGCAGCAAACAATTTGCAAATCTAAATATACTGGAAAGTCATGAACAAGTGTGCATGAGATCAAGTAACTTACCAGCTCACAATGAAAATGAACAAAACTTTGCAGATAACTATACTGCTACAGAGGGACAGAATGGAAGTTCATATGCAAACACAGAACCTCTGTTGTCTGAAAACAGCATCACTGATTGTTCTAATGCAAACTGCACTTTACCAGAAACAGATCATTTGGTTAAAGTCGTCGATGGGCAGATATTATACACTTGCGTCGTTTGCAAGCGTAGTTATGTCACATTGTCCAGCCTTCGAAGACATGCAAATGTGCATTCCTGGAGAAGAACATACCCTTGTCACTACTGCAATAAAGTGTTCGCGTTAGCTGAGTACCGCACCAGACATGAGATCTGGCACACTGGAGAGAGGCGCTACCAGTGCATTTTCTGTCTGGAGACCTTCATGACTTACTATATACTGAAAAACCACCAAAAGTCTTTCCATGCAATTGACCATCGCCTCTCAGTAAATAAAAAGACAGCTAATGGGGGTTTAAAACCAAGTATGTACCCATACAAACTGTATCGACTCTTACCTATGAAATGCAGGCGACTGCCTTACAAATCCTACCGAAATTCTTCCTATGAAAATGTTCCCCCAAGTACCCAGGCtaatgaaactgcttcttctAACTGTTTTATTCCGAGTTCTCTTAGCTCTGAGCTGCCACCGCTGAACTTTCAACATAGTATAATGTCAAACAACAGAACTCTGGCCTTGGATACATCTTCATGTAATGACACAGCATCTTCCACAAATACTCAGAATTCTTCCTCTTGGGGAGTAGGTATCTTAAATTCTGACCTGCAGAGGGACTTTTTCCCAGCTGAAAAAAGAGTTACCACTGCTGCGAATGACTCTGGTTCGCAGGAGTGTGATTCTTCAGTTGTGTCTTTAGCTAACGTGAGTGAAAATTCAACCTCTGTCATCAGTTACAGCAGCTCTGCACCGTCTGTTATAATGCACAGTAGCAGAGTTTCATCAGTAATAATGCACAGTAAAACAGTCACTTCCATAGAAAACAGTAAGACAGAATCTTCAAATAACCTACCCAGTCAGTCAGTAGGTGATGACTGTAAGTATGGGTCAGATAATTATGGGAAGTGCATTACAAAATCAAAAACTattaaggagaaaaagaaaacactgccGTACAACAGAGCAGAAGCAACTGAAGATATGCAGCATGTCACAGGATCTGGAGGTTCATGTAGCAAAACTACAAATACTGTCCAAGAGTCCAGTAAAACTGAAACATACATTGCAAAGCCTGCCTTACCTGGAACATCAGCTGACAGCAATGTCGCGCCACTTTGTCAGATAACAGTAAAAATCGGTAATGAAGCCATTGTAAAAAGACACATATTAGGATCTAAGCTATTTTGTAAAAGGGGTCGAAAATCCAAACATGAGTCCAAACAGGACAATCTCATTGAGGAGCCAGAAATggaggtaaaagaaaaaagcccatcTAGACTCTATAGTTCAGAATGCCTGGAGCTCACAGAAATGTGTGATGATGTAAGTGACCAGGACTCCAGTGATAAACCCTGGAGACCTTATTATAATtacaaaccaaaaaagaaatccaaacagctaagaaaaatgaaaaagaccAAGTGGAGGAAAAAGCATGGAAGGAAGAGCATCAGTGTGGAAAGCCACAACACATGCAGTCGAGAGTATGCACTCAGGAATGCTCCCGAGGAAAAGGTGGTCAGCCAGGAGGAGAACACAGAAATGCCTAATCTTCATTGTGAGCTCTGTGAGAGAGACCAGTCTTCCGCACCAGAAGCTCAAGAACACGTACACTGGCATGTTGCTGCTTCAAAGCCTTCCACTTGTGAGTTTTGCCAAAAACAATTTCGAAGTCCATCCACTTTAAAAATGCATATGAGGTgtcacactggggaaaagccctacaCTTGCAAAACCTGTGGAAAATGTTTCTCAGTTCCTGGAAATTTGCAGAAACACGAACGTATTCACCTGGGTGTTAAAGATTTTGTCTGCCAGTACTGTAATAAGGCATTCACTTTAAATGAAACACTCAAAATACATGAAAGAATTCATACTGGAGAAAAACGCTACCACTGTCAGTTCTGCTTTCAGAGCTTCTTGTATCTTTCTACCAAAAGGAACCATGAGCAAAGGCACATACTTGAACATAATGGAAAAGGATACGCTTGCTTTCAGTGCCCAAAAATTTGCAAgactgcagctgctctgggaatgcaCCAGAAGAAACATCTATTCAAAAGTCCAGGAACACAAGATAGAAAAGAACAGTTTTGCAGTGAAAGCACTAAACTTTTGGAAAATCCACATTTCCTTGGCTCAGAAGGAAGTGAAgtgaaaaatacacaaaatgtaACTCCAGAAGTTATACTCTGA